Within the Eucalyptus grandis isolate ANBG69807.140 chromosome 1, ASM1654582v1, whole genome shotgun sequence genome, the region AACTTGACTCAGTCTTGCGCTAAATAATTTAGACGTGCCTGAGTAGCTTGAATCGTTGGTACGTGAAGAAGCAACTAAAACCTGATTTTGAAGAAGCATGTCAGAAATTAATGGTAAAGCGCATAATTGATTCAACCATCACCCATCATCGCTGGTGGTGGCTATCGCCACCCAGTCCTCCACTTATTCTCGCCTCTGTTGCTCTCCTACTCTTCTCTTATGCATTTTACTTTCCTTgctttctagaaaaaaaattagtttctttcaatttcgACGTTATTCGCTTTTACCATTTCTTagttatgtaaaaaaaaaaaaaatgtaatcttAGCATACCGCAACAGTATACTAAGAGTTATTCAAGGAGGACCTGATCGAGAATGGGATAGATTCCAAAAGATCCAATTGCACAAGACCATAGATTGGGGGACTGAAAgtgtaatttttctaaattattctaCTAACAAGGGAACACCTATATGCTGGGGCACGCAAAAATTCGACTATAGTAAAAGTGcttaaaaatttataatgagaaaagaaaaatatattggtAGAGTTCccatattataatataatctttaTGTATTGAAAACAAATAAGTGCCAATTTCCGTTATATATTCGGGCATCATATTTTGTAacacgacttttttttttgaaaaataagggTGTCTCTAGTCTTTTCTTCCTAAACATAAGTCCTTTACTCCTTTCTCAACTTTCTTTActcaaaaatttcatttttttcctatttttggctggtcattttaatctttttaacaTTTTGTAACTTCTTGGTGAACAACTCACACATACCATGGGCCTACTATATaagtttaatattttctttttcggtaGAAGTGTAtaagaaattctaaaacttgtaaaaaaaatgcaattacatcataaaaatgtaaaaaaaagtATAATCGTATACTAAAATTTGCGCAAAAAAAGTGTTACAAAGTACTTCTATTAATTAGGACGAGATCGACCTATTTTAAAGTTCAAACACTTGGTTATACTTTAGCTATAAGATTTAGGACTTATAATACACTTAATCCTCAATATTACCTAGTTTTCTAATATGGCGGATAAATAATGTTGCaaagtaaaattttcaaatccGAACTAAGGAGTCTTCAACTAGTTTCAAATAGCATTTTGGCTTTAGGTTTAGACTTTACCTATTCAAGCATTCTGTCTTAATTTAAAACAATCTTCATTGAAGAATCATCTTCATTGCCAATTTTTCATTCCAAaactcagagaaaaatggcCATATGGTTCTGTCATATTTTGATCTCTACACTAGATGCAAATCTACTTTTTCTCCTGATTGGTAAGCAAGAGTTCTATTGATCAATAGACAAACCTTAATTTCAGTGGAAAGAATGAAAATACTCCTTTTCAAGTTTAATAACTGAATCCCAGTGGAAATCTTCATGAACGCGAGTGTCTGAACAACACTTTATCCCAAAAACGATAGTAAGCAAGAGTTCTATTGATCAATAGACTAACCTTAATTTCAGTGGAAAGAACGAAAATACTCCTTTTCAAGTTTAATAACTGAATCCCAATGGAAATCTTCATGAACGTGAGTGTCTAAACAACACTTTATCCCAAAAACGATAGTAAGCAAACCTCCATGATTGAACAAACACTAATGGACCACAAACTACCCGAaagccaaaaacaaatccaaGTGGTATGCCTAGGTAAAACCATTTCTTCTCACTATCATCATTGTTGCGATCATCACCAACTTCCTCCGTCCTGTTCATGGTAATTGAGCAGCTTTTGTTGAGCGGAAGCCCACATAATCCAAGGTTTCCCTCAAAAGAACTTTCAGAAAATGTGAGAAACTGTTTGCTAGCTGGGATGCTTCCTACAAGTTGATTGTTTGAGAGGTTCAGGAACGAAAGGAAATTGAGATTTGCAAGCTGAGTTGGTATGGTTCGATTGAGGTAGTTCTGTGATAGGTCCAATGACTCAAGTTGATGCAAATTCCCCAATACAGAAGGAATTGAACCCGAGATGGCATTGTGTGATAGATTGAGGAAATGAAGTGCATTGAGATTCCCAAGTGTGTGCGTTATTGGACCTTCCAATCTATTGCCCGAGAAGTCAATCGATGTGAAAATAGTAAGAATCTTGACAAGTTCTAGCTGCTGACCTTTGACTGTTACAATCACTCGATCTTGATAAAATAACCCAGTTCTTGGGACAAATCGATGTAGGTAATCAAAGTTTGCATTGGCCTTCATAGCTTCCCAAGATGTGAGGAGACTTGTAGATATTGTGCCACTGAAATAGTTTGATGATAGGTCAACGATTTGAAGTTTCTGCCAAGTACTAGGACCATATGGACATCGAATTTCCCCATGCAATTTGTTAGATCGTAAAATAAGGATGCGGAGAGTTGACATAGCCCTGAAATGGCATGGAAATTTCCCATCTATTTGATTGTCCCCAATGTTCACAACCTCCAATGTTGCGCAATTTGCCAATGATAATGGAATTTGCCCTTGCAGCAAATTCCCACTAATATCCAATGTCTTCAGACCACATGTTGGCAAGATGTTTTGTGGAATACCACCACTCAACTTGTTATCTCTCAGATTCAATACCATGAGGGATGCCATCATTAAACAATCAGGAATAGTTCCACTTAGATGGTTACGTGACAAGTCAAGCACTTTAAGATTAGCTTTGCAAATTGACTTGGGGATGGACCCATGGATATTATTCTTCGAAAGGGAGAAGAACAACGGGATTGATAATAAGGAGTCACCAATTTTATCTGGAATAACATAAGTGATGTTGTTTCTTGATAAATCCAAGTAGTCAACCTGTAACAACATGGGTAGCACATTTCCTCGGAGCATGTTTGAATGGAGGTCGACGACATGAGCAAAAGTAAGATTAAGATTGTGCGGTGGTGTTGCGGAATCTTCAAAGAAATTAGAGGAAAGATTGAGAACTCCAAGGTGTTCTAGTGTCCCTATCCATCTTGGTATTTCCCCTCGAATATTATTGTTGGAGAGGTCGAGGATTTCCAAATTGGATTGGTTAGCCAAAAACTGAGGCACAGTCCGCAACTGGCAAGAAGCCAACTCTAATGAATAGAATTTAGGGAAAGAGGATGCAGCAGCAGAAGTAGGAGCTGTAGCGTTAATTGACAAGCCATTGTACGATAGATCAAGATAAGTTAAATTTCCTAATCTCTGAAGCGCGTTGATATTCATCGAGCCACTGAAATTATTGTAAGAAAGTGAGAGGTCCTGAAGCTGTTGCAGTTTGAATATGGATGCTGGTATTGACCCGTGCAACTGGTTGCTTTTCAAATCAAGCACGCTCAGTTGATCCAAAGAGACATTCGGATGTATGATAAGCTGTCCATTAAATCTATTGCGTCGAAGTAATATAATCTCAAGTCGGGGAAGTCTAAACAGAGCTGGGGGAATGTCACCTTCCAATGAATTGCCTATCAGGCGTATTGCTTTGAGGTGCAAAAGGTCTTCCCAGCCAACGGAGGTGATACGACCCGTTAAAGCATTATAAGACAAGTCCAAATGAGTCAGCTCCGATAGGTTCTTCATTGAGCTGGGGATCGACCCACTCAAACTGCAATTGTACAGGCGTAATGTCGACAATTTTCTTAGATTACCGATTGAATCTGGAATCCTCCCTAAGATTTTTGTATGGGAAATGACCAGAGTCTCAAGAGAATTATCCTCTGAAAAATCAGGCAAAGAAACTTGAAGAAGGTAGTTGTGTGACAGGTCAAGGGTCTGAATTGTTTGTACCTGAAAGACCTTTTGAGGAAATTCTCCCTGCATGCCACAATCACTTAGGCTCAGTGTTTTCAAGCTGGAGAAATTCGCTAAGAAACTAGGAACTGTGGTGGACAAGTTATTGCCATCAAGTTGAATGACCGACATATTAGCAAGACTCATAAGAGAAGCGTCAATAGGACCAGACAGAGAACAGTAAGACATGCTCAGCACCTCAAGTTTTGGAACTGAAGAAGACAACGCGTCGCACCACTCACTTCCCTTAGTAGACACATTAACCTCATCAATGTACAGCTCCCTCAACTCCCCCAAATCCCCGATCAGTGACCTCAAAGAGGgcttttcaagtttcaaattgAAAAGGTAACTGAGATCAAGAGTACGTAGCTTCCTCAGGCGAGATAACTCTGCAGGAATCTGCCCAGCGAATCTAGCATCGGACAAGTTGAGATTTTCCAAGCGGCTGAGATTCATAAGGCCCGACGGAATTGCCATGTAGTTGAAGTCGTTGAAAGCCAAGTTCAGGCTTCGAAGGAACTCAAGCTTGAAGAGACTTGACAAATCGTCGATTATGCCAGAGATCGACTCGTCGCTCAAATCGAGTCCCACAACGAGGCCATCCTTGCACGTCACGCCGCTCCATGAATCCGCACTTCGATCCCACTGTACTAGCTTGGAAGACTTGGAGGCATTGAAGATGAGGCTGTTTCTTAGCTTGAGCAAGAGCGATCTCTGGTCGATACCAAGACACTGGGCTGAAGCTGAAGCCCCAGCTACTTCAGAGAAGATGGAGATCGTGGATATAGCAAGAAGAAGCCATGAAACGATTGAGCCTTTCATCGAAAGAGGTGTAAGAAGGGCGCGTGAAGAGGGAATCAATCGAAAAGAAGAGGACACTTGGGAGTGGAGGAATCGTCCTACTTTAAGTGCATTCCAGGGTCAATTTTGGGATATCATTAGTCGCCAAATTGACACTTTCAAACATTCCTAGTAAAAATCGGGCGACATTGCTAACAAAGTGACATTcttttttatcccatttttACAATCGAAACAAAAGATCATATTCACGATTTctaggaaaaaaggaaaaataaaagaaatttgccTAAGATATTGAAATTAGAACTTGACATCCCTTGAAAATACTTTTGGCTCACCTTATATATGATCCTAAAACTAATGACATCATGTGATCATTGTCGTCTTTGTATGTGAACATTAACCATGCAAAGATCGGTTAAAAGCAAACAACATAGATATTATATCGAACTATCTATTAAATATGTAGATTCAAGGAGATAAATAAAACGATTTagttatatttgaattttatttgtaaaattttataagaCCGTGAAAGAAGCCAAAGATCAACTTTAGGATTTCACCTTTCATAtacaatttcataaaaaaattgtttagttTAAATTTCACTGATAAATTATGGTAATTACGGGAATAGTTGGTAGATGATTCTCTTATATTAAactgaaaggaagaaaaaggaagaaaacggaaaaaaaggcaaaagtaaGACGATGAAAAATGGGCGTTATCTTTACTTCGAGTGGTATAAAGAGTAGTAcacaggaaaataaaaagaggaaaaaatccACAAAggttttaaattaaaagaaagaaaagaaaaagcgaaCTAGTGTATATGCAAGGAATCGATCCGTTGTGCACGTCGGACAATTGCCATGGCCCGCCTGTACCCGGCCAACGGATTATTACCATACTTCACTTCCTTCATGCATCTTTTACTATATTTAACAGAAATGCGTGTTGGTTGGCTAAAGGAGCAACCGATGCATGGCACATCCTGATAGTCGCTTcggagtttttcttttggtattgTATGTTGATACATTTGAaggtttcttccttctttttttccttcgtAGTGAGTTTTCCTATGCTAAGAGTGGCTTGATAGAGATTTTTaaggttttaattttttctttttggattgagCAGAGTTAGCTTCCAATAAGACTTGAAATCAAAACCATAAAGAGAGGAGCAAACTCTCTTGCAATCTAAAACAGCACCCGATTGTTAGATTttaaatgtaattaaattgtcaaaatcttATCTTAATTGAAAGAGATCTCATTGAgtaattcataaataaaaatcaacccTCCAATGAGCACCGCATTGCTCTGGCTAATGAAAAGCTCTGTCTTCTCTTTTGTTCCAAGATTTTGACAAGATAACAAGAGAACTAGATACGAACGTGGGCTGATGGAACCGTGGATATCGTGGATATCGCAAGAAAAAGCCATGATATGATGAAACCGTTCATTGGAAGCGGGCGAGGAAGAGCGCAGGAAGAGGGCAGAGGGAAGAGGGAGAAATCAAACAAAGTCGACACTTATGGAGTCATCGTCCGAAGTCAGTGCCAGCAGGAGTCGATTTTCGGGATGTGATTAGTCACTAAATTTGACTCACTTCACTTTCGAAATTACTAGCAAAATCCCGCAATTCTTTGCAACAAAACTGTActctttatttaatataatttttcaattgaaacaAAATACCATATTTTTACCTTctgagaaaaatggaaaaataaacaaGTCTGCCAAAAATGTGGAGATTAGAACTCGACATCTCCTTGAAAATGCTTTTGGCTCATCTTAGTTTACATCATAACACAAAATGACATattatgaatcaattttttctttgtgcGTACACTAAAAATGTAGAAATTGGTTAAATGTATATAGATACTAACGCGGGCTGTATTCAAGACCAACTCGTTCAACTAAGAAGATCCACGCGCATTCAATATCGATGATACTCTCATCGATAAACCTAATATCAATAAGCTTTATTCACAAGTGAAGAGTTTCATCATTGactttatcataaaaaaattgtcatttctCATGCATCGAAGCTTGCATTAAGATACTTTGGGATGGCCACAACCATTGAAAATGTTAGTTATGACGATTTTCCGAAGCTAGCACATAATTGAAATTTCTGCTCGATTTTATGACTGAGTTTCTGCGTGTGTGAGTCGCTCTTCTGATCCCATTGTTTGAGTAACCGACTTTGAGCTACATCATATACCTAGCTTTCCACGGTAACATCAGAATGTGTCCATCATAtccttatttttattaaataactagattgaagaaaagaaataaaataatttattaactttCTAATGCAACTTCATCATAGGAGCTGTGTTCTTATTGGAAAGGAGGTGAACATGAGCTTCCTTGGATGGAATTTCAATGGGGCTGTGTTTGGTCTCGTTCAAATCACATcctatcataaattttttggtcCCTATGCGCGACTATCTTGAATTGACTTGACCTGTGAATGCAGATTCATCAACTTGCTTATTGAGCCGGTGGTGGGTTTCAATGGTTCTTGACCGTCCATGCAAATTCTTGAATGACCTCGCTAAGGATGTCGCGTTCGATATTGGCTCCAGTTACTTGACCGAGTAATTCGGGCAAGTGGCCAGATACCACCGGAATAAGTGGCGCATGAGATGGACTGATCAAGTACAAGGACTTTGGCAGCCCTTGGTCCTTTCTTTACGGCAACCGTTGCTTTCACTGTCTGTCTTTACCCACATTAACGCCTTTGTTCGCCTTGACTAGAGAATGCAAAATTGTCCTTTCAGTGATGCTCCCCGATGAGCTGATTTCTAAAATTCTGTATATGGCAAAAACGGAATTTTTCTGTGCGCATCAAATACATAATGTCTATATCGAAATTCAACACAACCACGTAAACCTTTTGTATTCATTTGTTGTTCATGTCTTTGGTAAGCTTCAATCAAGGGTAATTCATACTCAACAATATGTGCATGAAAGAAAGTGATCTCATCTAACaagaaatttatttatctttatctATCAAGGAAACTATAATATCTCTATAATCTAATAATATCTCTcacaatattttttaataattcctCGAATATCAATAAATATACCTAGAACAAAGCCCATAAACATGATGATCCGTGACTGAGGGATCTGGAAAATTTCGTGCGAAATGTGCAATTCAAGAACAGAGAATTGCGGGTAGGAGGAGAAAAACGGGATGGTTCAGATTGGAAACAGAGAGTGGTCAAAGTAAACTCCCGGTGAAGACGATTTTGTCCGAATATCAATAAGTTAGGGCGGGACTGACGAGTGGGGACGATTTTGTCCGAATATCAGTAAGTTATGGCGGGACTGACGATGCAACTTTCTTTGTGGACTCATGTGTAGCGAATATGATCAAACTTCAATGCGATGGGATATAACCAGCTTTGGGAATTGGAATCTAAGCTAGTCAATGATGAAAATAGAGATGGTTAAATAGCGGCCCAATCCAAAGCGTGGTTTGAGGTTACGATGATTGAGATTTGCGCGTCAACAAGGGTCAGTTGCTGTCTTTGGTCCGTAATCACTGCAGCCACTGATGCCGAAGATTGAATCAGAAATATATTTGGTTTTAATGTGAATGGGCCCGTTTTTTATTGTATTGAAGATGAGTTGAGTGGATGGCTAAAATGTTGCTGAAAGTATCATATAATCTCTATTAAAATTGTTGAGTATGTCTTGAATTATTTATGTGCTTGGGCCAACATTAGCATTTACGAGCagtataaatattatttttctcaagttattaAGTAAAGAAGTTGAGATAGAAAGTGTCCCAATTTTTAAGTGACCTTTTGTaatcattgaatttttatagttaattttgcttctcttctccgtgatttttctcaaaaaggcTTTCCATGTAAATTTATGTGTTCTTTACTTTTCTTAGTTCTAATTTCCTTATAGTTTCCGCATCAATTATAACAAAAATGAAGCACCTTTCAATCAATTATATTGTACTTGTATTGTGGGTCTATGAGGGGAATGTAATTGCTAGGCTACTTCCGTGGTAGATCTAAAGTAATTTACCATgtcacaattttcttttgttgtccCCACTAACTAGTGTCATCTTGCATAGAGTCACGACGGTGTGTGAGATTGTCCCTTTGAGTGATGACCAAGATTGATTCGACTTGactttcataaatcaatttttatcgAAGCTTGAACCCGAATTTGGCTTTCGTAAAATCCGAACTGATGAGGATCGAACTTGACTTGGTGTAGCACTTAAACTTGTGAATAATTTAGGCAAGCACGAGTAGCATGAATTGTTTGCACGTGAAGAAGCAATTAAAAACTGATTTTGAAGAGGGGTTGAGAAAATGCTGGTAAAGCGCATAATTGTTTCAATCTTGAGCCTCGTGGGTCTCATTCTAGTTAAATCCATTTCTAAGTGGAAGGCAATGAACATTAGCTTCCTTCAATGGGGCTGTGTTTGGTCTCATTCACATCACATcttgtcataaattttttggtcCCTATGCGTGACTATCTTtagttgacttgacttgtgaaTGCAAATTCATCAAATCACTTTTTGATCCAGTGGTGGGTTTAAGTGGTTCTTGACCGTGGGTGCAAATTCTCGAATGATCGCTGCTAAGGATGTCATGTTCGACATTGGCTTGAGTTACCTGACCAAGTAATTCGGCGACCAGCCAGACAAGGGCTAGTGACCTCGCCAGAGCGTCGCCGACGCCCAGAGACAATGAGCCACGATGAAGCtctgggtgagctcgagctcgcccagcccaggcaaggccgagccttgttGGCCGACCCGAGGCTCTGCCTCACgaggccaaggtgaggccgacctcatgCCCAAGcacaaggtcgagcctcgtggTGGCCTGGCGAgcatccggcgagctcgccggagctcgcctAGTTGGTCGCCCGACCGCCGTTGTGGCGGTGATCagccacaaagagaaagaaaaaaaaaggaaaaaaaaaattattgaatttttttaaataataaaattatacaagtttaccaaacacatttcgaTTCCTGGAATAGAATTTTTTACAATTACAAAGCGCGTTCTTATACCCATAAATTCTTcccaagaaaataagaaaaaaaaactatttatgttcaaaaattattccttggaacaaaaacgttacTAAATGCgcccttaagtgccaaatcggagtaAAGATCGATCACTCACCGAAATTAATACATGTCTTTTATATGACTtgtcatattttttaaaatttccagtCAACCTGTCATTTTCATATGGCATGCTTGGCATTGAAGTGATTACATTTTAATAACGACTGATACtcaagtgattattttaaataaaatagagTCTCAACGTATTAATCATTTGGAgatcttttatgatttttttttttttgcctgtagataaatttgttatcttttatcttcattttttaCCATAATTATAAATGGTGATATCTCTCTATATATTGCACGATATATCAATGAAAAGTTGtgcttcattgactcaatttctaAGTTTCTTCGTGGTATTAGAGCTGAAAATCCTAAGTTTGAATCTTTCCAAACCCCATTTGTCTCCTTAATTAAATTTCCACGCTTAGTACTTGGCAAAATACCAAACTAAATGTGAGGGagagtttaaaataattaaatattaaccTATGCTTTTGTTTAATTAACCACACATTTGTctaacaacttaagcttttagtACAGTTGGTAGTGATCTTAACAAATGTTCACATATTGAAGTAGcaattaaaagggaaaaaaatcagaatatttGCAATGCAAAATCTTCTACAAATCAATATGAatataataaatcaaataaagtaTAACGGGTTGATCATTTGGAGATcttttatgatttgtttttcttgtaGATATAATcattatcttttatctttatctttcaccATAATTATAGATGATGATATCTCTCTATATATTGTGCAACATATCAATGAAAATTTACGCTTCATCCACTCAATTTCTGAGTTTCTTTAACCGGAACCCAACTTCAAAGTGTAAAGAATAGGAAAGGAGTGCAAAGAAGTGGAAGTAGTAGCATTAATCAACAAACCATAGGAGGAAAGATTGAGATGGGTGAGGTTTCTGAGGTGCTGAATCACATCAATATGCAACGACCCACTGAAATTGGTGAAACAAAGTGAGACGTACTTAAAGCCCTCGAAGTTCACAAATAAATGCCAGGATGGAACCCGCTAAATGGTGCTGCTCAAATCAAGCAATTGATAGCAAGAGACAATAAAGACACACTCAACTGACTGTAAAACTGATTGACGGAAATGTGCATCGTCTTAATCAAAGGAAGTGTAAAGAGAGACGGCCAAATAGTTCCCTCCAATGAGTTGTACAGCAAATCTTGTTTTATAAGGTTCCGAAGTTCTTCACATCGTGGTGACTTCTTGGACATAATGAAGGAACTGAACCAGTTTGATCGTTTAAAGACAAGTCCAACTAAGTCAATTACAAAATGTTCTCCATTGAGGTCTAGATCGATCCGCTCACACTGCAATTGAACAATTCTAATCTCGACAAGATTCTGAGATTGCTGATTGAATCTGGAAGCCTTCCTGAAATATTCATGTAACTTAGGACCAGAGTCTCCAGAGGACTTTGCTCTGGAAAGTCATCTATGAACGCTGAAAATCACAAATCACTTTACCACAAATCGCCATTTTATCCAACTTTCTAATAATTTATAGATTCTAACTGATCTTGGAAAATTTAAGTATAAAAGGCATCGGCGGGATGAGATCGCGTGTAAACCTAATTGATCCATGTTTTTTGGTCtttatttttgcattctttCACATATATCATGCTCCTTTTCCTTTCAATATAAATGGAGCCATTATACTGGTGGAACACATTCTTTGATTATCCTGTCACATAATTCAAATCTAAACTCCTCAGGTACATGTTGGCTGACGAAATATTTAACAGCAATGTTAGGATTTCGAGCAGTGCTGCTGCCACTGTTCCAAGCACATCAGTCAAGTGATCCCATGAGATGATGCCTAGTAAGCATGCCTAGGGATCAACCTTTTCGTCTCAGTGCATAGTAATTCTAGGAACTGTGCAGGAGGTTGCGAGAGTCTTTGATGACCTAGCTAAGGATGTCAAGTTCCATAGTGGCGCATGCTACTTGTTGGAGTTTTCCAGGCAGGCGACCCGATACCACCAGAGCAAATGGCATGTGAGATGGACGGGGATCAAGTGTGCGAACTTCAGCAGCATGTGGTCCTTCCTCTTGCCCACCGCTACTTTCATTCTCTTAGTTATTGTCTCAACAAGTAACCAACCTCAGCAACTCAGTTTCAGAAGCATACTTAAAGAAATCTAATCAAACCTATAAAATTTATGAACTATTGGTTTCATTTCTGGATAATGCTCTGGCTCATGTGCTGACATATGAACTAGTCCATGACCCAATTTAAGGCACGGCGAAGAGCATTATATTAACTGCAGGAATTAATAATTCTAGAGAAGTTAATACTGCTGATTAAAATTAACAGActatatttcataaaaaatgtgatTGTTGACTCGAAAGCAGCAGAATCGCTAATCAGACCATTGATTAATGAACGAGTCGCCCAAGTTCTGATTGCACGCACCAAGCTTGT harbors:
- the LOC120295842 gene encoding receptor-like protein 7, which translates into the protein MKGSIVSWLLLAISTISIFSEVAGASASAQCLGIDQRSLLLKLRNSLIFNASKSSKLVQWDRSADSWSGVTCKDGLVVGLDLSDESISGIIDDLSSLFKLEFLRSLNLAFNDFNYMAIPSGLMNLSRLENLNLSDARFAGQIPAELSRLRKLRTLDLSYLFNLKLEKPSLRSLIGDLGELRELYIDEVNVSTKGSEWCDALSSSVPKLEVLSMSYCSLSGPIDASLMSLANMSVIQLDGNNLSTTVPSFLANFSSLKTLSLSDCGMQGEFPQKVFQVQTIQTLDLSHNYLLQVSLPDFSEDNSLETLVISHTKILGRIPDSIGNLRKLSTLRLYNCSLSGSIPSSMKNLSELTHLDLSYNALTGRITSVGWEDLLHLKAIRLIGNSLEGDIPPALFRLPRLEIILLRRNRFNGQLIIHPNVSLDQLSVLDLKSNQLHGSIPASIFKLQQLQDLSLSYNNFSGSMNINALQRLGNLTYLDLSYNGLSINATAPTSAAASSFPKFYSLELASCQLRTVPQFLANQSNLEILDLSNNNIRGEIPRWIGTLEHLGVLNLSSNFFEDSATPPHNLNLTFAHVVDLHSNMLRGNVLPMLLQVDYLDLSRNNITYVIPDKIGDSLLSIPLFFSLSKNNIHGSIPKSICKANLKVLDLSRNHLSGTIPDCLMMASLMVLNLRDNKLSGGIPQNILPTCGLKTLDISGNLLQGQIPLSLANCATLEVVNIGDNQIDGKFPCHFRAMSTLRILILRSNKLHGEIRCPYGPSTWQKLQIVDLSSNYFSGTISTSLLTSWEAMKANANFDYLHRFVPRTGLFYQDRVIVTVKGQQLELVKILTIFTSIDFSGNRLEGPITHTLGNLNALHFLNLSHNAISGSIPSVLGNLHQLESLDLSQNYLNRTIPTQLANLNFLSFLNLSNNQLVGSIPASKQFLTFSESSFEGNLGLCGLPLNKSCSITMNRTEEVGDDRNNDDSEKKWFYLGIPLGFVFGFRVVCGPLVFVQSWRFAYYRFWDKVLFRHSRS